From a region of the Labrus mixtus chromosome 5, fLabMix1.1, whole genome shotgun sequence genome:
- the tesca gene encoding tescalcin a has protein sequence MGASQTRSAHKYQDLVDRTGFSVEQIKNLHKRFRHLSGNEETISKENLDRIPALANNPIKKQIVDAFFDKRNQHQDEVGSFEEIGFEQFLMVMSHFRPPTLKTTEDEKEALRKEKLRFLFNMHDTDNDGTITLEEYRKVVEELLSKSGAMGLEAAKAIADAAMLEVASTNVPHMAPDDFYEGITFEHFEQILKGLEMESRMHIRFLDVDTTTMRCGKSTS, from the exons atggGAGCTTCGCAGACGCGCTCCGCGCACAAGTACCAGGACCTGGTGGACAGGACGGGAT TTTCAGTGGAGCAGATTAAAAACCTTCACAAAAGATTCCGGCACCTGAGTGGAAATGAAGAAACGATAAG taAGGAAAACTTGGACAGAATACCAGCTCTCGCCAACAATCCAATCAAAAAGCAGATAGTTGACGCTTTCTTCGATAAAAG AAACCAGCATCAGGATGAGGTGGGCTCCTTCGAGGAGATCGGCTTCGAGCAGTTCCTCATGGTCATGTCCCACTTCCGCCCTCCAACCTTGAAGACGACGGAGGACGAGAAGGAGGCTCTGAGAAAGGAGAAGCTTCGCT TCCTGTTCAACATGCACGACACAGACAATGATGGCACCATCACCCTGGAGGAGTACAGGAAG GTGGTGGAGGAGCTTCTGTCTAAAAGCGGCGCCATGGGCCTGGAAGCTGCCAAAGCTATAGCAGATGCTGCCATGTTGGAAGTGGCGAGCACAAACGTTCCCCACATG GCTCCAGATGATTTCTATGAAGGAATTACATTTGAGCATTTTGAGCAG ATCTTAAAAGGACTAGAAATGGAGTCTAGGATGCACATTCGCTTTCTGGATGTAGATACCACGACAATGCGCTGTGGGAAATCGACCTCTTGA
- the fbxo21 gene encoding F-box only protein 21 gives MATSVAGEGQPSLNGIISNPQTKNLTDLPTELLEHILCFPVLKHVDICNVSCCCKRLHDVCHGRGKVWGHQYKLRWPRLQRFYRQNECCDWLREYKTRHRVGIQIQRTVESISKRFFTEVPCVGQVLGDSFAEIESLGMPEHFCEDELLFILNSDKRKSLTLKYYAKKILYFLRQQNILKSLKSFLEQPVEQQSALGGAVLVDQYCNPLTDVTVSSISAQLDEIADKVKKMLRLKNPSHPSLRIAQGDCLVVEDFELQRQVVCALNSVLYEQLQFKGNEFDYYNPLNSYIHQVLQRRTGIPISLSVLYMTLATKLGVQLEPVNFPNHFLLRWCQKPRGSEDIYDFVYIDAFGKGKQLTAKECEYLIGHQVTADYYSAISTTEVLLRMVGNLLNIGKRGEGNEKSYQLLRDSLDLYLTINPDNVQYLLLQARLYFHLGIWPEKVLDILQHIQALDPSQHGAVGYLVQHTLEHIQHKKHPVTPEVKKRSVPDHLEVQYSVGLIMKHKRSGYNCVIYGWDPKCTMSQEWITTMRVHQLSNGANQPFYNVLVQDGTCRYAAQENLEPHSAPLEIGHPEVGRYFSEFADTHYAANEELQTRYPEDMVETLGTVQELYHRLTPGCVDQDQASATDQNDHQAMPM, from the exons ATGGCGACGTCGGTAGCCGGAGAGGGGCAACCAAGTCTAAATGGAATTATTTCCAACCCCCAAACTAAAAATCTAACAGACCTGCCAACCGAGTTGCTCGAACACATCTTGTGCTTCCCTGTCCTCAAACATGTCGACATTTGTAACGTTTCCTGCTGCTGCAAGCGGCTACACGACGTGTGCCATGGAAGGGGAAAGGTCTGGGGACACCAGTACAAACTCAG ATGGCCAAGACTGCAGAGGTTTTACCGCCAGAACGAGTGCTGTGACTGGCTCAGAGAATACAAAACACGCCATAGAGTTggtatacaaatacaaaggacTGTGGAGTCAATCTCAAAGAGATTTTTCACTGAAGTT CCTTGCGTTGGCCAGGTGCTTGGAGACAGCTTTGCAGAGATTGAGTCACTCGGAATGCCGGAGCACTTCTGTGAAGACGAGCTCCTCTTCATCCTGAACTCAGACAAGAG GAAAAGCCTGACGCTGAAGTACTATGCAAAGAAAATCCTATACTTCCTGAGACAGCAGAACATCCTGAAGAGTCTGAAGAGCTTCCTGGAGCAGCCTGTGGAGCAGCAATCTGCTTTAGGGG GTGCTGTTCTGGTGGATCAGTATTGTAACCCTCTGACTGATGTAACAGTGAGCAGCATATCGGCCCAGCTGGATGAGATTGCAGACAAAGTGAAGAAGATGCTGAGACTCAAGAACCCCTCTCACCCCAGCCTACGCATCGCTCAAG GTGACTGTTTAGTAGTGGAGGACTTTGAGCTCCAGAGGCAGGTGGTGTGTGCGCTGAACTCTGTCTTGTATGAGCAGCTTCAGTTCAAAGGCAACGAGTTTGACTACTACAACCCCCTCAATTCTTACATCCACCAG GTGCTACAACGCCGCACAGGCATTCCCATCAGCCTCTCTGTTCTCTACATGACATTAGCCACGAAGCTGGGTGTTCAGCTGGAACCTGTCAACTTCCCCAATCATTTTCTGCTGCGTTGGTGCCAAAAGCCAAGagg GAGTGAGGACATCTATGACTTTGTCTACATCGATGCCTTTGGTAAAGGCAAACAGTTGACAGCCAAGGAGTGTGAGTATCTCATTGGCCACCAGGTGACAGCAGACTACTACAGTGCCATCAGCACCACCGAGGTGCTGCTAAGGATGGTGGGAAACCTGCTGAACATCGGCAAAAGAGG GGAGGGGAACGAGAAATCCTACCAGCTGCTGAGAGACTCTCTGGATCTCTACCTCACTATCAATCCAGATAATGTGCAGTACCTGCTGTTGCAGGCTCGCCTCTACTTCCACCTGGGCATCTGGCCAGAAAAG gtgttggACATCCTGCAGCACATCCAGGCGTTGGATCCGTCCCAGCATGGGGCCGTGGGTTACCTGGTGCAGCACACGCTGGAGCACATTCAGCACAAGAAACATCCCGTCACACCTGAGGTGAAGAAGCGGAGTGTTCCAGACCACCTGGAGGTCCAGTATTCAGTGGGCCTCATCATGAAACACAAGAG GTCAGGTTACAACTGTGTGATCTACGGCTGGGACCCAAAGTGCACCATGAGCCAGGAGTGGATCACCACCATGAGGGTCCACCAGCTGTCCAATGGGGCCAACCAGCCTTTCTACAACGTCCTCGTCCAGGACGGAACGTGTCGCTATGCAGCACAGG AGAACCTGGAGCCCCACTCAGCCCCGCTGGAGATCGGCCACCCGGAGGTGGGACGTTACTTCTCAGAGTTCGCCGACACCCACTACGCTGCCAACGAAGAGCTGCAGACACGATACCCCGAGGACATGGTTGAGACTTTGGGCACGGTGCAGGAGCTTTACCACAGACTCACACCTGGCTGTGTGGACCAGGACCAGGCTTCGGCCACAGACCAAAACGACCACCAAGCCATGCCCATGTAG